In the Nitrospirota bacterium genome, one interval contains:
- a CDS encoding (2Fe-2S)-binding protein — protein MAQEDKENVIDQPEVIRHKMVTIEIAGKKYEVPEGITIIKALWYSGQEVVRGAGCLGGFCGACAAYYRTKDDPKVRTCLACQMAVQDGMSITMMPPFPARKATYDIQTLDNPKQDLFNLYPEAPLCRNCNACTEACPQQIDVREGVWKAVFGDFKSVSEMFMDCVMCGMCTPVCIADIAPNLVALYVSRAEGAHFTEKPLGLDTRIKEIQDGRFNDEWAKILTMTEKELADHCAKVK, from the coding sequence ATGGCACAGGAAGACAAAGAGAACGTCATCGATCAGCCGGAAGTCATCCGGCACAAGATGGTGACCATCGAGATTGCCGGCAAGAAGTACGAGGTGCCGGAGGGAATCACGATCATAAAGGCTTTGTGGTACTCGGGACAGGAAGTTGTCCGCGGGGCCGGCTGTCTTGGGGGATTCTGCGGGGCTTGCGCAGCCTATTATCGGACCAAGGACGATCCGAAAGTGCGAACCTGTCTGGCCTGCCAAATGGCGGTGCAAGACGGTATGTCGATCACGATGATGCCCCCGTTTCCGGCTCGAAAGGCCACCTACGACATTCAGACGCTCGACAATCCGAAACAAGACCTCTTCAATCTTTACCCTGAGGCGCCGCTCTGCCGAAACTGCAATGCCTGCACCGAAGCTTGCCCGCAGCAGATCGATGTGCGGGAGGGAGTCTGGAAGGCAGTCTTCGGTGATTTTAAGAGTGTGTCTGAGATGTTCATGGATTGCGTGATGTGCGGGATGTGTACGCCGGTCTGCATTGCGGACATCGCCCCCAACCTTGTCGCTCTATACGTGAGCCGGGCAGAGGGGGCTCACTTTACCGAGAAGCCTCTGGGCCTGGATACACGTATCAAAGAAATCCAGGATGGCCGCTTCAACGACGAGTGGGCCAAAATTCTCACGATGACGGAAAAAGAACTGGCCGATCACTGCGCGAAGGTTAAATAG